In one window of Erwinia tasmaniensis Et1/99 DNA:
- the cysD gene encoding sulfate adenylyltransferase subunit CysD: MDQQRLTHLRQLEAESIHIIREVAAEFANPVMMYSIGKDSSVMLHLARKAFYPGTLPFPLLHVDTGWKFREMYEFRDRMVKNIGAELLVHRNPEGLAMGINPFVHGSAKHTDIMKTEGLKQALDKYGFDAAFGGARRDEEKSRAKERIYSFRDRFHRWDPKNQRPELWHNYNGQVNKGESIRVFPLSNWTELDIWQYIFLENIEIVPLYLAAPRPVLERDGMLMMIDDDRINLQPGEVIEQRMVRFRTLGCWPLTGAVESEAQTLPGIIEEMLVSTTSERQGRMIDRDQAGSMELKKRQGYF; this comes from the coding sequence ATGGATCAACAACGACTCACTCACCTGCGTCAGCTGGAGGCGGAAAGTATCCATATTATCCGCGAAGTGGCGGCAGAGTTCGCCAATCCGGTGATGATGTACTCCATTGGCAAAGATTCATCGGTGATGCTGCACCTGGCGCGTAAAGCCTTCTATCCGGGCACGTTGCCTTTCCCGCTGCTGCATGTTGATACCGGCTGGAAATTCCGCGAAATGTATGAATTCCGCGACCGCATGGTCAAGAACATTGGCGCAGAGCTGTTGGTTCACCGCAACCCGGAAGGCCTGGCAATGGGGATTAACCCCTTCGTGCACGGCAGCGCCAAGCATACCGACATCATGAAAACCGAAGGGCTGAAGCAGGCGCTGGACAAGTACGGCTTTGATGCGGCCTTCGGCGGCGCGCGTCGCGACGAAGAAAAATCCCGTGCCAAAGAGCGCATCTACTCTTTCCGCGACCGTTTCCACCGCTGGGACCCGAAAAACCAGCGCCCGGAGCTGTGGCACAACTACAACGGCCAGGTGAACAAAGGCGAAAGCATCCGCGTATTCCCGCTCTCCAACTGGACCGAGCTGGATATCTGGCAGTACATTTTCCTTGAAAATATCGAGATCGTGCCGCTGTACCTGGCCGCACCGCGCCCGGTGCTGGAGCGTGACGGCATGCTGATGATGATTGATGATGACCGTATCAATCTGCAGCCTGGCGAAGTGATTGAACAACGCATGGTGCGCTTCCGCACCCTCGGCTGCTGGCCGCTCACCGGTGCGGTGGAGTCGGAAGCACAAACGCTGCCGGGCATTATCGAAGAGATGCTGGTCTCCACCACCAGCGAGCGCCAGGGGCGAATGATAGACCGCGATCAGGCCGGCTCGATGGAGCTGAAGAAACGCCAGGGTTATTTCTAA
- the cysG gene encoding siroheme synthase CysG encodes MDYLPLFADIRHKPVLVVGGGDVAARKIELLRRAGARVQIVSRELCEELAALAASHSVEWLATAYCPEQLDQVFLVIAATDNAELNGQVFQDATARHLLANVVDDQPKCSFIFPSIVDRSPLVVAISSSGTAPVLARLLREKLEALLPANLGQMAQIAGQWRDKVKARFSMMSDRRRFWDKAFNGLFASQVASGNVDGAKRTLDSQLTDVEAPQGEIILVGAGPGDSGLLTLRGLQVMQLADVVLYDYLVSDEILDLVRRDADRICVGKRANAHSVPQEEINRMLVELAQQGKRVVRLKGGDPFIFGRGGEELQAAAAAGIPFQVVPGVTAAAGASAYAGIPLTHRDYAQSVLFVTGQCRTDGNGTDWPSLARARQTLAIYMGAMAAGDIANKLMTHGRDPATPVAVIGRGTRQDQQVLTGTLEQLGELAKNAPTPALLVIGEVVNLHQQLAWYQHSAQQDGRQSPVVNLA; translated from the coding sequence GTGGATTATCTCCCTCTTTTTGCTGATATCAGACACAAGCCGGTGCTGGTGGTGGGCGGCGGCGACGTGGCTGCACGCAAAATCGAACTCCTGCGCCGTGCCGGAGCACGTGTACAGATCGTTTCACGCGAACTGTGCGAAGAGCTCGCCGCTCTGGCCGCGAGTCACAGCGTTGAATGGCTGGCCACCGCTTACTGTCCAGAGCAGCTCGACCAGGTCTTTCTGGTGATTGCCGCTACCGATAACGCTGAACTCAACGGGCAGGTTTTTCAGGATGCCACCGCTCGGCATCTGCTGGCCAACGTGGTTGATGACCAGCCCAAATGCTCGTTTATCTTCCCTTCTATTGTTGACCGATCTCCGCTGGTGGTGGCGATCTCCTCCAGCGGCACCGCGCCCGTGCTGGCGCGCCTGCTGCGCGAAAAGCTGGAGGCGCTGCTGCCTGCAAATCTCGGCCAGATGGCGCAGATCGCCGGGCAGTGGCGCGACAAGGTCAAAGCTCGCTTCTCAATGATGTCCGATCGCCGCCGCTTCTGGGACAAAGCCTTTAACGGACTGTTCGCCAGTCAGGTGGCCTCAGGCAATGTGGATGGAGCCAAACGCACGCTCGACAGTCAGCTAACCGATGTGGAAGCGCCCCAGGGAGAAATTATCCTTGTCGGTGCCGGTCCAGGAGACAGCGGACTACTCACTCTGCGCGGACTCCAGGTGATGCAGCTGGCGGACGTGGTGCTGTATGACTATCTGGTGAGTGATGAAATTCTGGATTTAGTGCGGCGCGATGCCGACCGTATCTGCGTCGGCAAACGGGCTAACGCCCACAGCGTGCCGCAGGAGGAGATTAACCGCATGCTGGTGGAGCTGGCGCAGCAGGGCAAGCGCGTGGTGCGGCTGAAGGGCGGCGATCCGTTTATCTTTGGCCGTGGCGGTGAAGAGCTACAGGCGGCGGCGGCGGCGGGCATTCCTTTCCAGGTGGTGCCCGGCGTGACGGCGGCTGCCGGTGCCAGTGCTTACGCCGGTATTCCTCTGACCCATCGCGACTATGCCCAAAGCGTGCTGTTTGTCACCGGCCAGTGCCGTACTGATGGTAACGGCACCGACTGGCCATCGCTGGCGCGTGCACGTCAGACGCTGGCGATTTACATGGGGGCGATGGCTGCGGGTGATATCGCCAATAAGTTAATGACGCACGGGCGCGATCCGGCCACCCCCGTAGCGGTGATCGGACGCGGCACGCGTCAGGATCAGCAGGTACTGACCGGCACGCTCGAACAGCTGGGAGAACTGGCAAAAAATGCTCCAACCCCGGCGCTGTTGGTGATTGGCGAAGTGGTCAATCTGCATCAGCAGCTGGCGTGGTATCAACATTCAGCGCAGCAGGACGGACGACAGTCCCCCGTTGTGAATTTGGCTTGA
- a CDS encoding YciI family protein gives MYLVFLSYTRPMEEVNGLLEPHIAWIDRYFASGDFISAGRKDPRTGGMIMVKEMDRPRLDAILAEDPFQTVAEYDVTKVNITRSADAFSALTGI, from the coding sequence ATGTATCTTGTTTTTCTGAGCTATACCCGTCCAATGGAAGAGGTTAACGGCCTGTTGGAGCCGCATATCGCGTGGATTGACCGCTATTTCGCCAGCGGAGACTTTATCAGCGCCGGGCGTAAAGATCCGCGCACGGGCGGCATGATCATGGTGAAGGAGATGGATCGCCCAAGGCTGGATGCCATCCTGGCGGAAGACCCTTTTCAGACGGTGGCGGAGTATGACGTCACTAAAGTGAACATCACCCGCTCTGCCGATGCGTTTTCGGCATTGACCGGGATCTAG
- a CDS encoding phosphoadenylyl-sulfate reductase, translated as MALLELSELNQLPKVERVMALAEINNRLDKLSAEDRVLWGLENLPGQAVLTSSFGIQAAVSLHLVTRQKPDIPVILTDTGYLFPETYRFIDQLTEKLDLNLQVFRAEQSPAWQEARYGKLWEQGVEGIERYNQINKVEPMNRALETLQGQTWFAGLRRDQSGSRAHLPVLAVKKGIFKLLPIIDWDNRQVYQYLQQHGLSYHPLWEQGYLSVGDTHTTRKWEPGMAEEETRFFGLKRECGLHE; from the coding sequence ATGGCGCTTCTCGAACTCTCTGAACTGAATCAACTCCCTAAGGTTGAGCGCGTGATGGCGCTCGCCGAAATTAACAACAGGCTGGATAAGCTTTCCGCCGAGGATCGGGTTCTCTGGGGGCTGGAAAATTTGCCAGGCCAGGCGGTATTGACCTCCAGCTTTGGTATTCAGGCGGCGGTGAGCCTGCATCTGGTAACGCGCCAGAAGCCAGATATCCCGGTGATCCTCACCGATACAGGCTACCTGTTCCCGGAAACGTACCGGTTTATCGACCAGCTGACGGAAAAGCTCGATCTCAACCTCCAGGTGTTCCGCGCTGAACAAAGCCCGGCGTGGCAGGAAGCGCGCTACGGCAAGCTATGGGAGCAGGGCGTGGAAGGGATTGAGCGCTACAATCAGATCAATAAGGTGGAGCCGATGAACCGCGCGCTGGAAACGTTGCAGGGCCAGACGTGGTTTGCCGGTTTGCGCCGCGACCAGTCCGGTAGCCGCGCGCATCTTCCGGTGCTGGCCGTTAAAAAAGGCATTTTCAAACTGCTGCCGATTATTGACTGGGATAACCGCCAGGTTTACCAGTATTTGCAACAGCATGGTCTGAGCTACCATCCGCTGTGGGAGCAGGGCTATCTGTCGGTCGGCGATACCCATACCACGCGTAAATGGGAGCCGGGCATGGCAGAAGAAGAGACCCGCTTCTTCGGCCTGAAGCGCGAATGCGGCCTGCACGAATAA
- the cysI gene encoding assimilatory sulfite reductase (NADPH) hemoprotein subunit encodes MSDEKYPGPLVVEGKLVDAERLKKQSNYLRGGIAEDLHDGLTGGFNGDNFLLIRFHGMYQQDDRDIRAERAEQKLDARHAMMLRCRLPGGIMTPRQWLAIDKFATDNTIYGSIRLTNRQTFQFHGILKGNVKPAHQMLHEVGLDALATANDVNRNVLCSSNPIESELHQEAYEWAKKLSEHLLPRTRAYAEIWLDQEKVATTDEEPILGETYLPRKFKTTVVVPPHNDVDLHANDMNFVAIAENGRLVGFNLLVGGGLSIDHGNKATYARTASEFGYLPLSKILDVAEAVVTTQRDWGNRTDRKNAKTKYTLERVGPEVFKAEVERRAGMTFEPIRPYEFTTRGDRFGWVKGIDHKWHLTLFIENGRLLDYPDRPLKTGLAEIAKIHQGDFRLTANQNLIVAGVPESEKENIERLALSHGLMENVSHQRENSMACVAFPTCPLAMAEAERFLPQFVTRVEAIMNAHGVGDEHIVLRVTGCPNGCGRALLAEIGLVGKAPGRYNLHLGGNRIGTRIPRMYQENINEEQILATLDELIGRWSQERNADEGFGDFTLRAGVVKPVLDPARDFWQ; translated from the coding sequence ATGAGCGATGAAAAATACCCAGGTCCACTGGTGGTTGAAGGCAAGCTGGTCGACGCCGAACGCCTGAAAAAACAGAGCAACTACCTGCGCGGTGGCATTGCTGAAGATCTGCATGACGGGCTGACCGGCGGCTTTAACGGCGACAACTTTTTGCTGATCCGCTTTCACGGCATGTACCAGCAGGACGACCGCGATATCCGCGCCGAACGCGCCGAACAGAAGCTGGATGCGCGCCACGCCATGATGCTGCGCTGCCGCCTGCCGGGCGGCATCATGACGCCGCGGCAGTGGCTGGCCATCGATAAATTTGCCACTGATAACACGATTTACGGCAGTATCCGCCTGACCAACCGTCAGACGTTCCAGTTTCACGGCATTCTGAAAGGCAACGTCAAACCGGCCCATCAGATGCTGCACGAAGTCGGGCTGGACGCGCTGGCTACCGCCAACGACGTCAACCGCAACGTGCTGTGTAGCTCGAACCCGATCGAGTCAGAACTGCACCAGGAAGCCTACGAATGGGCGAAGAAGCTCTCCGAGCATCTCCTGCCGCGCACCCGCGCCTACGCGGAGATCTGGCTTGACCAGGAAAAAGTGGCCACCACCGACGAAGAGCCGATCCTCGGTGAAACCTATCTGCCGCGTAAATTCAAAACTACGGTAGTGGTTCCGCCGCACAATGACGTTGACCTGCATGCTAACGACATGAACTTTGTCGCCATTGCTGAAAACGGCAGGCTGGTTGGCTTCAACCTGCTGGTTGGCGGCGGGCTTTCCATCGATCATGGCAATAAGGCCACTTATGCCCGTACCGCCAGCGAGTTCGGCTATCTGCCGCTCAGTAAAATCCTCGACGTGGCCGAAGCGGTGGTGACCACCCAGCGTGACTGGGGCAACCGTACCGACCGTAAAAACGCTAAAACCAAATATACCCTGGAGCGCGTAGGGCCAGAAGTGTTCAAGGCTGAAGTAGAGCGCCGTGCCGGTATGACCTTCGAGCCGATCCGACCGTATGAATTTACCACCCGTGGCGATCGCTTTGGCTGGGTTAAAGGCATTGATCATAAGTGGCACCTGACGCTGTTTATCGAAAACGGCCGCCTGCTGGATTACCCTGACCGCCCGCTGAAAACCGGCCTGGCGGAAATTGCCAAAATTCACCAGGGCGACTTCCGCCTGACCGCCAATCAGAACCTGATTGTCGCCGGGGTGCCGGAATCAGAAAAAGAGAACATTGAGCGGCTGGCGCTGTCGCATGGCCTGATGGAAAACGTCAGCCACCAGCGTGAAAACTCCATGGCCTGCGTCGCGTTCCCCACCTGCCCGCTGGCGATGGCGGAAGCGGAGCGTTTTCTGCCGCAGTTCGTCACGCGCGTGGAGGCGATTATGAACGCACACGGGGTGGGCGATGAGCATATCGTTCTGCGCGTTACCGGCTGCCCTAACGGCTGCGGCCGCGCGCTGCTGGCGGAAATTGGCCTGGTGGGTAAGGCCCCGGGGCGCTATAACCTGCACCTCGGCGGTAATCGCATCGGGACGCGCATTCCGCGCATGTATCAGGAAAACATTAACGAAGAGCAAATTCTGGCGACCCTCGATGAGCTGATTGGCCGCTGGTCGCAAGAGCGCAATGCGGATGAAGGCTTCGGTGATTTCACCCTCCGTGCCGGGGTAGTGAAACCGGTACTCGATCCGGCCCGTGATTTCTGGCAATGA
- the cysJ gene encoding NADPH-dependent assimilatory sulfite reductase flavoprotein subunit gives MTTQAPSNMLPLNPEQLARLQAATGDFSPTQLAWLSGYFWGMVNQAPGAPVASAPVAVDVPAVTILSASQTGNARRLSEQLRDDLLGAKLNVNLVNAGDYKFKQIGQEKLLVVVTSTQGEGEPPEEAVALHKFLMSKKAPKMDASAFAVFGLGDTSYEFFSKAGKDFDARLAELGAERLLDRVDADVEYAAEAQSWRQRLTDILQARVPQAGSAQVTAAVTGSVNEIHSSPYSKEAPLSASLAVSQKITGRDSDKDVRHIEIDLGDSGLRYQPGDALGVWFENDTALVQELLELLWLKGDEPVTVDEHAVPLAQALQKHYELTVNTPQIVEKYAGLSRNEALMSLIGDKSALQHYAQTTPIVDMARYAPTELNAEQLTGLLRPLTPRLYSIASSQAENESEVHITVGAVRFDIEGRARTGGASSYLADRLHEDDEVRIFIEHNDNFRLPADPQTPVIMIGPGTGIAPFRAFMQQRDSDGAGGKNWLFFGNPHFTEDFLYQVEWQRYVKDGLLTHIDLAWSRDQQHKVYVQDKIRAKGAELWRWIEEGAHIYVCGDANRMAKDVEQALLEVVAEFGAMDIEAADEFLSELRIERRYQRDVY, from the coding sequence ATGACGACTCAGGCACCTTCAAACATGCTCCCGCTCAATCCGGAGCAGCTCGCCCGCTTACAGGCGGCAACCGGAGATTTTTCCCCCACCCAGCTGGCCTGGCTTTCCGGTTATTTCTGGGGCATGGTCAATCAGGCTCCTGGAGCCCCGGTCGCCAGCGCTCCGGTCGCCGTTGATGTGCCTGCGGTCACCATCCTTTCCGCCTCCCAGACCGGCAACGCCCGCAGACTGTCTGAACAGCTACGCGATGACCTGCTGGGGGCTAAACTCAACGTCAACCTGGTGAATGCCGGTGACTACAAGTTCAAACAGATTGGCCAGGAAAAGCTGCTGGTGGTCGTCACCTCTACCCAGGGCGAGGGGGAACCCCCGGAAGAAGCGGTGGCGCTGCATAAATTCCTGATGTCGAAGAAAGCGCCAAAAATGGACGCCAGCGCCTTTGCGGTATTTGGTCTTGGTGACACCTCCTACGAATTCTTCAGCAAGGCCGGTAAAGACTTTGACGCCCGGCTGGCCGAACTGGGCGCTGAACGTCTGCTGGATCGCGTTGATGCTGACGTTGAATACGCAGCAGAGGCGCAGTCCTGGCGTCAACGGTTAACCGATATTTTGCAGGCGCGCGTGCCGCAGGCGGGTTCTGCCCAGGTGACGGCGGCCGTCACGGGCAGCGTCAACGAAATCCACAGCAGTCCCTACAGCAAAGAAGCGCCGCTTAGCGCCAGCCTGGCGGTCAGTCAAAAAATAACCGGGCGCGATTCCGATAAAGATGTGCGCCATATTGAAATCGATCTGGGTGATTCGGGGCTGCGCTATCAGCCTGGCGATGCCCTGGGGGTGTGGTTTGAGAATGATACGGCGCTGGTGCAGGAGCTGCTGGAACTGCTGTGGCTGAAGGGCGACGAGCCGGTGACGGTGGATGAGCACGCCGTGCCGCTGGCGCAGGCGTTGCAAAAGCATTACGAACTGACGGTCAATACCCCGCAGATCGTCGAAAAGTATGCCGGGCTGTCACGTAATGAGGCGCTGATGTCGCTGATCGGTGATAAGAGCGCGTTACAGCATTACGCACAGACCACGCCAATCGTTGATATGGCGCGTTATGCCCCGACCGAGTTGAATGCTGAACAGCTAACCGGGCTGCTGCGTCCGTTAACCCCGCGCCTGTATTCTATTGCCTCATCGCAGGCGGAAAACGAAAGCGAAGTCCATATTACCGTAGGCGCCGTGCGCTTTGATATTGAAGGCCGTGCCCGCACGGGGGGCGCTTCCAGCTATCTGGCCGACCGCCTGCATGAAGATGACGAAGTGCGCATTTTCATTGAGCATAACGACAACTTCCGCCTGCCTGCCGATCCGCAGACGCCGGTCATTATGATTGGCCCCGGCACCGGGATTGCGCCGTTCCGCGCCTTTATGCAGCAGCGTGACAGCGACGGGGCCGGCGGCAAAAACTGGCTGTTCTTCGGCAATCCGCACTTTACCGAAGATTTTCTTTATCAGGTTGAGTGGCAGCGTTACGTGAAAGACGGCCTGCTGACCCACATTGACTTAGCCTGGTCGCGCGACCAGCAGCATAAGGTTTACGTACAGGACAAAATTCGCGCCAAAGGCGCGGAGCTGTGGCGTTGGATTGAAGAAGGCGCGCATATTTATGTCTGCGGTGATGCCAACCGCATGGCGAAAGACGTTGAGCAGGCATTATTGGAAGTGGTAGCCGAATTTGGTGCAATGGACATCGAGGCGGCAGATGAATTTTTAAGTGAGCTGCGCATTGAGCGCCGTTATCAGCGAGATGTGTACTAA
- the queD gene encoding 6-carboxytetrahydropterin synthase QueD, which produces MATTLFKEFQFEAAHLLPHVPAGHKCGRLHGHSFMVRLEITGEVDQHTGWVMDFSDIKRAFKPIYDRLDHYYLNDIPGLENPTSEVLAEWIWQQMKPALPLLSAVMVKETCTAGCVYRG; this is translated from the coding sequence ATGGCCACCACGCTATTTAAAGAATTTCAGTTTGAAGCCGCGCACCTTTTACCGCATGTGCCAGCCGGGCACAAGTGCGGCCGCCTGCACGGACACTCCTTTATGGTCCGGCTGGAAATTACGGGTGAAGTGGATCAGCATACCGGCTGGGTCATGGATTTTTCAGACATTAAGCGCGCATTTAAGCCCATCTACGATCGGCTGGATCACTACTATCTCAACGATATCCCTGGCCTGGAAAATCCGACCAGTGAAGTGCTGGCAGAATGGATCTGGCAGCAGATGAAGCCTGCCCTTCCCCTGCTCAGCGCGGTGATGGTAAAAGAAACCTGCACCGCCGGATGTGTCTATCGCGGCTGA
- a CDS encoding amino acid ABC transporter permease, giving the protein MPSWFNLAVESFWPMLYAGLTFTIPLTLIAFTLGLSLGAVVALARLYGPRPLQSLVRFYVWLIRGTPLLVQLFLIFYALPGVGITIDAFPAAVIGFTLNIGAYTSEIIRATLLSVPKGQWEAAHSIGMSWSQTLRRIIMPQAARVAVPPLSNTFIALVKDTSLASVITVPELFLAAQRIAAVTYQPLILYTEAAIIYLLLSSVLSALQARLEKKLANNDAIKGRDND; this is encoded by the coding sequence ATGCCCTCATGGTTTAATTTAGCAGTCGAATCATTCTGGCCAATGCTGTATGCCGGTCTGACCTTCACCATTCCCCTCACGCTGATCGCCTTTACGCTGGGATTATCTCTGGGCGCGGTTGTCGCCCTTGCCAGGCTGTATGGCCCACGCCCGTTACAAAGCCTGGTGCGCTTTTACGTCTGGCTTATTCGCGGCACGCCGCTGCTGGTTCAGCTGTTTCTTATCTTTTATGCCCTGCCGGGTGTCGGTATTACCATCGACGCTTTCCCCGCGGCGGTTATTGGCTTTACGCTGAATATTGGGGCTTACACTTCTGAGATTATCCGCGCCACGCTGCTGTCGGTCCCTAAAGGCCAGTGGGAGGCCGCGCATTCCATCGGCATGAGCTGGAGCCAGACGCTGCGCCGCATCATTATGCCTCAGGCGGCACGCGTGGCGGTGCCGCCTTTATCCAATACCTTTATTGCACTGGTCAAGGATACCTCGCTGGCATCGGTGATCACCGTACCCGAGCTGTTTCTTGCCGCGCAGCGCATCGCGGCGGTGACCTACCAGCCGTTGATATTGTATACCGAAGCGGCAATTATTTATTTACTGCTAAGCTCGGTATTATCCGCTTTGCAGGCGCGACTGGAAAAAAAACTGGCCAACAACGATGCAATAAAAGGAAGAGATAATGATTAA
- a CDS encoding amino acid ABC transporter ATP-binding protein, with amino-acid sequence MIKLSAVEKRFDDSPVLKNINLTIEEGTVTALIGPSGSGKSTLLRCINLLEIPQAGELTIGEEQLLFTGSARVSKKDTRRICQQTGMVFQNFQLFPHLTVIENIMESLIVVQKQNRQQAKERAKMLLEKVGMLHKRDAWPATLSGGQQQRVAIARALAPSPKVLLCDEPTSALDPELSQEVVAVLKQLASEGMTMLMATHDLRLAANMANQVVFLEAGEIVESGSSRSIFTQASKARTKAFISTLTETLPDWEI; translated from the coding sequence ATGATTAAATTATCCGCCGTTGAAAAACGTTTTGACGATAGTCCGGTGTTGAAAAATATCAACCTGACCATTGAAGAAGGCACGGTTACCGCATTGATTGGCCCTTCCGGGAGCGGCAAGAGCACCCTGCTGCGCTGTATTAACCTGCTGGAAATACCTCAGGCGGGAGAGCTCACCATTGGTGAAGAGCAGCTTTTATTCACCGGCAGCGCGCGCGTAAGCAAAAAAGACACGCGCCGTATCTGTCAGCAAACCGGAATGGTCTTCCAAAATTTCCAGCTATTTCCCCATTTAACCGTGATTGAAAACATCATGGAAAGCCTGATCGTCGTACAAAAGCAGAACCGACAACAGGCTAAAGAACGCGCCAAAATGCTGCTGGAAAAGGTGGGCATGCTGCACAAACGGGATGCCTGGCCTGCCACGTTGTCCGGCGGCCAACAGCAGCGCGTGGCCATCGCCAGAGCGCTGGCACCTTCCCCTAAAGTTTTGCTGTGCGATGAGCCCACTTCCGCACTGGATCCTGAGCTTTCACAGGAGGTGGTGGCGGTGCTGAAGCAGCTGGCCAGCGAGGGTATGACCATGCTGATGGCCACGCACGACCTGCGCCTCGCCGCGAATATGGCAAATCAGGTGGTGTTTCTTGAAGCGGGAGAGATTGTCGAGAGCGGCAGCTCGCGCAGTATTTTCACCCAGGCCAGTAAGGCCAGGACCAAAGCCTTTATCTCTACGCTGACCGAAACCTTACCCGATTGGGAAATTTAA
- a CDS encoding amino acid ABC transporter substrate-binding protein yields MKSIATLLLAGMVQFGFSSQALAETELAKVQSAGTLKIGTEGTYPPFSYHDTSGKLTGFDVEIGREVAKRLNVKAEFVEAKWDGLIAGLDARRYDAVINQVAITAPRQQKYDFSVPYISSRAVLIVRSNNGAITSFDDLKGKKSAHTLTSNFAQLATRYGAQVVGTDGFNQSVDLVASGRADATINDNLSYLDFKKHKPDADVKIAATLPDAEDEGILLRKNNPELKAAIDKAIGDIKTDGTYQQISQRFFGEDVSK; encoded by the coding sequence ATGAAATCTATCGCAACGCTGTTATTAGCAGGCATGGTACAGTTCGGCTTTTCATCACAGGCACTGGCAGAAACCGAACTGGCTAAAGTCCAGTCGGCGGGCACGCTAAAAATCGGTACTGAAGGCACCTATCCCCCTTTCAGCTACCACGATACCAGCGGCAAACTCACCGGCTTTGATGTCGAAATCGGGCGAGAAGTCGCGAAGCGTCTGAATGTTAAGGCGGAGTTTGTTGAAGCAAAATGGGATGGTCTGATAGCCGGACTGGATGCCCGCCGCTATGACGCGGTGATCAACCAGGTTGCCATCACGGCGCCACGCCAGCAAAAATATGATTTTTCCGTCCCCTATATTTCTTCCAGAGCGGTTCTGATCGTGCGCAGCAATAACGGTGCGATTACGTCGTTTGATGATTTGAAGGGTAAAAAATCAGCCCATACCCTCACCAGCAACTTTGCCCAGCTGGCAACGCGCTACGGTGCACAGGTTGTCGGCACTGACGGCTTTAATCAGTCGGTCGATCTGGTTGCCAGCGGTCGTGCAGATGCCACCATCAACGACAATCTCTCTTATCTCGACTTTAAAAAACATAAGCCGGATGCAGACGTAAAGATTGCCGCCACGCTGCCCGATGCCGAGGATGAAGGTATCCTGCTGCGCAAGAACAATCCTGAACTCAAGGCAGCGATTGATAAGGCCATTGGCGATATCAAAACCGACGGCACTTACCAGCAGATCTCGCAACGCTTTTTCGGCGAAGACGTGTCTAAATAG
- a CDS encoding LysR family transcriptional regulator yields MDRLSAANVFITIVQRGSLTAAAETLDMSRAMVTRYLTQMENWSGARLLHRSTRRLSLTPAGEHALTRCQQMMALAAEIEHSNQPEGEALSGLLRVSCSLSLGQSLVMPAIHAFQQRHPDVRIDLHISNQRVNLIEERIDLALRITSQLEPNLIARPLNTCRSVICAAPPYLAHAGTPLTPQQLTQHNCLTYSHFGKSLWHFTRGEEKETVAVSGNLSANDSVMLLAATQTGSGISMQPTYSAGPLLANGQLIALLPEYQPEDLGIYAIYTSRQHQSPRLRALLDFLVIWFVGEEAERRLNGIS; encoded by the coding sequence ATGGATCGCCTGAGCGCAGCCAACGTCTTTATTACCATTGTTCAGCGTGGCAGCCTGACCGCTGCGGCAGAAACGCTGGATATGTCACGGGCAATGGTCACACGCTATCTCACCCAAATGGAAAACTGGTCTGGCGCGCGCTTGCTGCATCGCAGCACCCGCCGTCTTAGCCTGACGCCAGCAGGTGAGCACGCGCTGACTCGCTGCCAGCAGATGATGGCGCTGGCGGCGGAAATCGAGCACAGCAATCAGCCCGAAGGGGAGGCGCTGTCGGGATTACTGCGCGTCTCCTGCTCGCTATCGCTTGGGCAGAGCCTGGTCATGCCGGCAATACATGCTTTCCAGCAGCGGCATCCCGACGTGCGTATCGATCTGCATATCAGTAATCAGCGGGTCAATCTGATTGAGGAACGTATCGATCTGGCATTGCGTATTACCTCACAGCTGGAGCCGAATCTGATCGCCCGGCCCCTGAATACCTGCAGGTCGGTGATCTGCGCGGCCCCGCCGTATCTTGCGCACGCGGGAACGCCGCTGACTCCGCAACAGCTGACGCAGCATAACTGTCTGACCTATTCACACTTCGGCAAAAGCCTGTGGCATTTTACCCGGGGGGAGGAAAAAGAAACGGTGGCGGTAAGCGGTAATCTGAGCGCCAATGATTCGGTGATGCTGCTGGCAGCCACGCAGACAGGAAGCGGGATCTCCATGCAGCCGACTTACAGTGCGGGGCCACTGCTGGCAAACGGCCAGCTGATCGCCCTGTTGCCGGAATATCAGCCGGAGGATCTTGGCATTTATGCGATTTATACCTCGCGTCAGCATCAGTCACCCAGACTGCGTGCGTTGCTCGATTTCCTGGTGATCTGGTTCGTCGGGGAAGAGGCCGAACGGCGATTAAATGGAATATCCTGA